A section of the Mycobacteriales bacterium genome encodes:
- a CDS encoding MCE family protein, with the protein MRRSLYPALGVVVLAGAAGSVWTTAAIYDKRFSDAVPVTVLVDRVGEQLDVPADVKVRGVRVGEVRRIDPTGSGQVALKVAIDKDSLDLVPAGVTARMLPKTLFGEKFVDLVPPAAASGGSLQRDDVIVQDLSAQAVELQEVFDDLAPLLRAVQPAQLNATLSSVASALSGRGDQLGETIQALGAYTGELNASLPDLEADVRLLADVTDRYGQAAPALLDVARNTTVTARTLEEQQAVLAAVLRDTYGLSERTRSLLADNEERLVDLSATLRPTLELLAEFAPEYDCVFNGAKVAIKRIYDVFGGDDGPFKIKGRLRIGQTRGVYERGFEPNGDKQRKLVDDLKDFGPSCPVINTAPVGGTPNADVPAPAKELIGRYRGPIGAPLPGLDTGAPPPGMPPPPGTPLPRVQLPIPVLGDPTGSSAEREAVEQAAAAALGRVTAPVNPVVDLLLGPMLRGMTVEENR; encoded by the coding sequence TTGAGGCGCAGCCTGTACCCCGCGCTGGGCGTGGTGGTGCTGGCCGGCGCCGCCGGGTCGGTGTGGACCACCGCGGCCATCTACGACAAGCGCTTCAGCGACGCCGTGCCGGTGACGGTGCTGGTGGACCGGGTCGGGGAGCAGCTCGATGTGCCGGCCGACGTCAAGGTGCGCGGCGTCCGCGTCGGCGAGGTGCGCCGCATCGATCCCACGGGCTCCGGGCAGGTGGCCCTGAAGGTGGCGATCGACAAGGACAGCCTGGACCTCGTCCCGGCCGGCGTCACCGCACGGATGCTGCCCAAGACGCTGTTCGGCGAGAAGTTCGTCGACCTCGTCCCCCCGGCGGCTGCTTCGGGCGGATCGCTGCAGCGGGACGACGTGATCGTCCAGGACCTGTCCGCGCAGGCGGTGGAGCTGCAGGAGGTGTTCGACGACCTGGCCCCGCTGCTGCGCGCGGTGCAGCCGGCTCAGCTCAACGCCACGCTGTCCAGCGTGGCCTCGGCCCTGTCCGGCCGGGGCGACCAGCTCGGCGAGACGATCCAGGCGCTGGGGGCCTACACCGGCGAGCTGAACGCCAGCCTGCCTGACCTGGAGGCCGATGTCCGCTTGTTGGCCGACGTGACCGACCGCTACGGCCAGGCGGCCCCCGCCCTGCTGGACGTCGCCCGGAACACGACCGTCACCGCGCGCACGCTCGAGGAGCAGCAGGCCGTGCTCGCCGCCGTGCTGCGCGACACCTACGGCCTGTCGGAGCGCACGCGGTCGCTGCTCGCCGACAACGAGGAGCGACTGGTCGACCTCAGTGCCACCCTGCGTCCCACGCTCGAGCTGCTCGCGGAGTTCGCTCCGGAATACGACTGCGTGTTCAACGGGGCGAAGGTGGCCATCAAGCGCATCTACGACGTCTTCGGCGGTGACGACGGACCCTTCAAGATCAAGGGCCGGCTGCGCATCGGCCAGACCCGCGGGGTCTACGAGCGGGGCTTCGAGCCGAACGGGGATAAGCAGCGCAAGCTCGTGGACGACCTGAAGGACTTCGGCCCCTCCTGCCCGGTGATCAACACCGCACCGGTCGGTGGGACGCCCAACGCCGACGTGCCGGCCCCGGCGAAGGAGCTCATCGGGCGCTACCGCGGGCCGATAGGCGCTCCGCTGCCCGGGCTGGACACCGGCGCGCCGCCGCCCGGGATGCCGCCGCCGCCTGGCACGCCACTGCCCCGCGTCCAGCTACCGATTCCCGTGCTGGGCGACCCGACCGGGTCCTCCGCGGAGCGGGAGGCCGTCGAGCAGGCGGCGGCCGCCGCCCTCGGCCGGGTCACCGCGCCGGTGAACCCGGTGGTCGACCTGCTGCTCGGACCGATGCTGCGCGGCATGACCGTGGAGGAGAACCGATGA
- a CDS encoding alpha/beta hydrolase, whose protein sequence is MSYRVSMCQQSAIHQPLANVQSWFGRGRMPVDRDMTGDTLFSVTPVGVSYTSRAHALEGDMHTDVRQVPRAGRLQHRRLLALASAGSALWRLHAVTRRAVAAARTESDPAVLEDVGLPTARTRTVDAGQGVSLHVAEYGDPAAEVTVVLAHGWTLSSELWRRQVRDLADSARVVVYDHRGHGRSGSGSLDACTLEQLGTDLGAVLDAAVPTGPLLLVGHSMGGMAVMHLAACRPELFRDRVRGVALVSTSVGELRDLDLGLPRPLSTALRLVGGRAVAGLGRVERLAERTAGLPAPMWLALRHLNFGPDAPARLVDEMARTVQGTSVGTICAFYAGLLAHDGTPGLAALRSVPTVVLVGEHDRLTPVSHARSLAAALPDSRLVVVPGAGHMLIQERPEAVSRELRTLFPPTGTDGAPRHRAARKATRHRVATTGRDPGHIVL, encoded by the coding sequence GTGTCGTATCGCGTGTCTATGTGTCAACAATCGGCGATACATCAACCTCTGGCGAATGTGCAATCGTGGTTCGGCAGGGGTCGGATGCCAGTAGATCGTGACATGACCGGTGATACGTTGTTTTCCGTCACACCGGTTGGTGTGTCGTACACGTCTCGGGCACACGCGCTGGAGGGCGACATGCACACAGACGTACGTCAGGTTCCGCGGGCCGGCCGGCTCCAGCACCGCCGACTGCTGGCTCTGGCCAGCGCCGGATCGGCACTGTGGCGGCTGCACGCCGTCACGAGGCGGGCCGTCGCCGCGGCCCGCACCGAGTCCGATCCTGCGGTGCTGGAGGATGTCGGCCTGCCGACGGCCCGCACTCGGACGGTCGACGCCGGGCAGGGCGTGTCGCTGCACGTGGCCGAGTACGGCGATCCGGCGGCGGAGGTCACGGTCGTGCTTGCGCACGGCTGGACGCTGTCGAGCGAGCTGTGGCGCCGCCAGGTGCGCGACCTGGCCGACAGCGCGCGCGTCGTCGTGTACGACCACCGAGGGCATGGGCGATCCGGGAGCGGGAGCCTGGATGCGTGCACCCTCGAGCAGCTGGGCACCGACCTCGGCGCGGTGCTCGACGCAGCCGTGCCCACCGGGCCGCTCCTGCTCGTCGGGCATTCCATGGGCGGGATGGCCGTGATGCACCTGGCTGCCTGCCGACCGGAGCTGTTCCGCGACCGGGTGCGGGGCGTCGCCCTGGTGAGCACGTCCGTCGGTGAGTTGCGGGACCTGGACCTGGGGCTACCGCGCCCACTGTCGACAGCGCTCCGACTGGTCGGCGGGCGGGCGGTCGCCGGCCTTGGCCGCGTGGAGAGGCTGGCCGAGCGGACGGCCGGCCTGCCGGCGCCGATGTGGCTGGCCCTACGGCACCTCAACTTCGGACCGGACGCCCCCGCGCGCCTGGTCGATGAGATGGCGCGCACGGTCCAAGGGACGTCCGTGGGCACGATCTGCGCCTTCTACGCCGGCCTTCTGGCGCACGACGGAACACCCGGGCTGGCGGCGCTTCGCAGCGTGCCCACCGTCGTCCTCGTCGGCGAGCACGATCGGCTGACGCCGGTCTCGCACGCCCGCAGCCTCGCCGCGGCCTTGCCCGACAGCCGCCTCGTCGTGGTGCCCGGAGCCGGTCACATGCTGATCCAGGAGCGACCGGAGGCCGTGAGTCGCGAGCTGCGCACTCTGTTCCCGCCTACCGGCACCGACGGAGCGCCACGTCATCGCGCGGCCCGGAAGGCGACGAGGCACCGGGTAGCGACGACAGGTCGTGACCCAGGACACATCGTCCTGTAG
- a CDS encoding MCE family protein yields MISLRRPPRSAIGMALFLAMTLGTTGVLFSTIAGRSVGDVSTYTAVFSDATRLLPGDDVRIAGVRVGRVREVELARDHTARVTFAVRRSVALPASTRAVIRYRDLVGARYLGLGSSASVQEPGVLRPGATIPLSRTTPALDLTVLLDGFQPLFSALEPAQVNALAGNLVRTLQGEGGTLASLLATTASLTTTLADRDLVIGRVVDNLGAVLATVDDRDAQLRELVDQLARLAAGLAGDRQAIGDALEGITALSTSTAGLLEQARPPLTRDIASLRIAAEEFEKSQGDLQNLMDTLPVKLNAFTRAGSYGAYLNFFVCDLDITLTLPGLPPVTAPGLNNNEELCQD; encoded by the coding sequence ATGATCTCGCTGCGCCGGCCGCCACGGTCGGCCATCGGCATGGCGCTGTTCCTCGCCATGACCTTGGGCACGACGGGCGTGCTGTTCTCGACGATCGCCGGACGCTCGGTGGGTGACGTCAGCACTTACACCGCCGTGTTCAGCGACGCCACCCGCCTGCTGCCCGGCGACGACGTGCGCATCGCCGGTGTGCGGGTGGGACGCGTCCGGGAGGTCGAGCTCGCGCGCGACCACACCGCGCGGGTGACGTTCGCGGTGCGCCGGTCGGTGGCGCTGCCGGCGTCGACCCGGGCCGTCATCCGCTACCGCGACCTGGTCGGTGCGCGCTATCTCGGCCTTGGCAGCAGCGCCAGCGTGCAGGAGCCGGGCGTGCTGCGCCCCGGCGCCACCATCCCCCTGTCGCGGACCACCCCGGCGCTGGACCTGACGGTCCTGCTCGACGGGTTCCAGCCGCTGTTCTCTGCGCTGGAACCGGCGCAGGTCAACGCCCTGGCCGGCAACCTGGTGCGCACGCTGCAGGGCGAGGGCGGGACACTGGCCTCGCTGCTGGCGACGACGGCGAGCCTGACGACGACACTGGCCGACCGGGACCTGGTGATCGGCCGGGTCGTGGACAACCTCGGCGCGGTCCTCGCCACCGTCGACGACCGGGACGCCCAGCTGCGCGAGCTGGTGGACCAGCTGGCCCGACTCGCGGCCGGGTTGGCCGGCGACCGGCAAGCGATCGGGGACGCGCTCGAGGGCATCACGGCCCTGTCCACCTCGACCGCCGGGCTGCTCGAGCAGGCCCGCCCGCCCTTGACCCGCGACATCGCGTCGCTGCGCATCGCCGCGGAGGAGTTCGAGAAGTCGCAGGGCGACCTGCAGAACCTCATGGACACCCTGCCGGTCAAGCTGAACGCCTTCACGCGGGCCGGCAGCTACGGGGCCTACCTGAACTTCTTCGTCTGCGACCTGGACATCACCCTGACGCTGCCCGGCCTTCCCCCGGTGACCGCGCCCGGTCTCAACAACAACGAGGAGCTCTGTCAAGATTGA
- a CDS encoding ABC transporter permease has product MVTRRARDVRFWLSDLGRQLAFYATALAWMPRALLHYPGETVRLIGDVALGRGALATFGGSIGVVVAMSFFTGIEVGLQGYEGLDQIGASALTGFISAYFNTREISPLVAGVALSATVGCGFTAQLGAMRISEEIDALEVMAIRPVPFLVASRVLAGLVAVVPLYFAGLLSSYLSTRAIVTTVFGQSTGTYDHYFHLFLPPGDIFWSVGKVVVFATMVILVHCWYGYTASGGPAGVGVAVGRAVRMAIVLVVVVDFLLSMAIWGSTTTVRLAG; this is encoded by the coding sequence CTGGTCACGCGACGGGCGCGCGATGTCCGCTTCTGGCTGTCCGACCTCGGCCGCCAGCTGGCCTTCTACGCGACCGCGCTGGCCTGGATGCCGCGCGCCCTGCTGCACTACCCGGGCGAGACGGTCCGCCTGATCGGCGACGTGGCGCTGGGACGCGGAGCGCTCGCGACGTTCGGCGGCAGCATCGGCGTCGTGGTGGCGATGAGCTTCTTCACCGGCATCGAGGTGGGGCTGCAGGGCTACGAGGGTCTGGACCAGATCGGCGCCTCCGCCCTGACCGGGTTCATCTCCGCCTACTTCAACACCCGCGAGATCTCCCCGCTCGTCGCAGGAGTGGCGCTGTCCGCGACGGTGGGCTGCGGATTCACCGCGCAACTCGGGGCGATGCGCATCTCGGAGGAGATCGATGCCTTGGAGGTGATGGCGATTCGGCCGGTCCCCTTCCTGGTCGCGTCAAGGGTGCTGGCCGGGCTCGTGGCCGTGGTGCCGCTGTACTTCGCCGGGCTGCTCTCGTCCTACCTCAGCACCCGCGCCATCGTCACTACCGTCTTCGGCCAGTCGACAGGGACCTATGACCACTACTTCCACCTGTTCCTGCCGCCCGGCGACATCTTCTGGTCGGTGGGAAAGGTCGTCGTGTTCGCCACGATGGTGATCCTCGTGCACTGCTGGTACGGCTACACCGCTTCGGGTGGTCCCGCCGGCGTGGGCGTGGCCGTCGGCCGGGCTGTCCGGATGGCCATCGTGCTCGTCGTCGTCGTCGACTTCCTGCTGAGCATGGCCATCTGGGGCTCCACCACGACTGTGCGGCTCGCCGGATGA
- a CDS encoding ABC transporter permease, translated as MSVLLGVSRPLAAAGGLFGFFVDVARAAGRPPFAFREYVEQTAFVAKVTTLPTALIAIPFGAVIALQLGSLTRQLGAQSFTGAASALAIIREASPIATALLIAGAAGTAICADLGARRVRDEIDAMEVLGIDPVQRLVVPRVLAAITVALLLNGFVAFVGIVGGYFFSVVLQGGSAGSYFAGFASLAQSADLYVGAFKAGVFGLLAGVVASYKGLTAKGGPQGVGDAVNASVVLTFLLLFACNFLITAVYIELVPPRGS; from the coding sequence ATGTCTGTCCTCCTCGGTGTGTCCCGGCCCTTGGCGGCAGCAGGTGGCCTGTTCGGCTTCTTCGTCGACGTGGCCCGGGCCGCCGGGCGACCGCCGTTCGCCTTCCGGGAGTACGTCGAGCAGACGGCCTTCGTCGCGAAGGTGACGACACTGCCCACCGCCTTGATCGCCATCCCGTTCGGCGCGGTCATCGCCCTGCAGCTGGGCAGTCTCACCCGTCAGCTGGGTGCGCAGTCCTTCACCGGAGCCGCGTCCGCGCTGGCGATCATCCGCGAGGCCTCGCCGATCGCCACGGCGCTCCTGATCGCCGGTGCCGCCGGCACGGCGATCTGCGCTGATCTCGGCGCCCGCCGCGTGCGTGACGAGATCGACGCGATGGAGGTCCTCGGCATCGACCCGGTCCAGCGCCTCGTCGTGCCCAGGGTGCTCGCCGCCATCACGGTGGCGCTGCTGCTCAACGGCTTCGTCGCTTTCGTCGGCATCGTCGGTGGCTACTTCTTCAGCGTGGTCCTGCAGGGCGGCAGCGCCGGCTCCTACTTCGCCGGGTTCGCCTCGCTCGCCCAGTCCGCCGACCTGTACGTGGGCGCGTTCAAGGCCGGCGTCTTCGGGCTCCTGGCCGGAGTCGTCGCCTCGTACAAGGGGCTGACCGCCAAGGGCGGACCGCAAGGGGTGGGCGACGCGGTGAATGCCAGCGTGGTCCTCACCTTCCTGCTGCTGTTCGCCTGCAACTTCCTCATCACGGCCGTCTACATCGAGCTCGTCCCGCCGAGAGGCAGCTGA